The Sagittula stellata E-37 sequence GGACGGTGCAAGGGGCGAACGGGAGTAGCCTAGGCAGGGCGCCGATCCGGAGGGGTGTCTCGGGATCGGCGGCCGGGAACCTGCGGGTGGTACGAGTGGCGGATTACCGGTGCGGGTGGCGGTCCTTAACGTGATCGGCCCGGTGGGAGAGAGAAGGGAGAACGCGCAACATGTCGGATGCAGCTGGGATCCTTTCGGCAGAGAACCCCTGGAAGGTCATGGCGCTGAACAACGCCTGGGCCAACGAGGTGCTGATGGGCTCGGTATCCGGTCTGTCGGACGCCGCGTTCGCCGCGCCGCGTCCGGGCTTCTTTCCGTCGCTCAAGGCCACTCTGAACCACATTCTGCTTGTCGACCTGTTCTACCTCGACGCGATGCAGGAGGGTGGGCTGGGCTACAGCCTGCGCAATCGGCCCGAGGCTGCCTCGGTCGCGGCGCTGGCTAGGGAACAGGCGGGTGCGGATCTGCGGCTGCTCGCGTTCTGCGAGCACCTGAACGGTGAAGACCTGCGGCGCACGATCACGATGGAGCGCCCCGGTGGCCCGGTGCAGGAGACCATCGCCGCGTTGCTGCTGCATCTTTTTCAGCACCAGGTGCATCACCGCGGGCAGGCGCACACGATGATACTGGAGGCAGGCATCGCGCCGCCGCAACTCGATGACTTTCATCTGGCCTATGGCCGTGTGCCCTCGGCACATGCGTGGTGGGCCAAGGGGAATGAGACAGACGGGGCCGAGGTCCCCGAGGGGAGGAGAAACGATGATACATGACCGTTATCAGCTTGCGTTCAGGCTGTATCCCTACGAGCGCTCGGCCGATCAGGACGCCGATGCCCCGGTGCGCCATCCGGTCGTCGTCATGGGCGGTGGACCCATCGGGGTGGCCATGGCGCTCGATCTTGGGCTTCAGGGTATCCCGGTCGTGGTGCTGGACGACCATGAGGGGATCGGGCAGGGGTCGCGCGCCATCTGTTTTGCCAAGCGCTGCCTCGAAATCGCCGACCGTTACGGCTGCGCACAGCCGATGCTCGACAAGGGCGTGGTCTGGAACCTCGGCAAGGTGTTCCACGAGGACCGCAAGGTGTTCGAATTCAACCTCCTGCCGGAGGAAGGCCATCGCTTCCCCGCGTTCATCAACCTCCAGCAACCCTATTTCGAGAAGTTCCTGGTAGAACGGGTGCGTGAGGCGCAGGCGGCGGGTGCGCCCATCGAGCTGCGCGGCCGCAACCGGGTCGACAGTGTCGAGGTGAAAGACGATCACGCGGTCCTGCAGATCACCACGCCCGACGGGCCCTACACGATCGAGGCGGACTGGCTGATCGGTTGCGACGGGGCAAGCTCTCCGTTGCGGAGCATGATGGGGCTGGATTTCGACGGGCGCGTGTTCGAGGACAGCTTCCTGATCGCCGACATCCGAATGCTGGGGGAGGCGTTCCCGACCGAACGCTGGTTCTGGTTCGAGCCGACCCATGGCGCGGGGGCCTCGACGCTGCTGCACAAGCAGCCCGACGATGTGTGGCGCGTGGATTTCCAGATCGGCTGGGACATCGACCGCAAGGAAGAGCTGAAGGAAGAGAACGTCCGGCGCAGGCTGAATGCCTTCCTCGGCGACGTGCAATACGAGATCGTGTGGACCTCGATCTACACCTTCCAGTGCCGCCGGATGAAGCAGTTCCGCCATGGGCGGGTGCTGTTCGCCGGCGACTCGGCGCATCAGGTATCGCCCTTCGGTGCGCGCGGTGCCAATTCCGGTATGCAGGACGCGGACAACCTTGGCTGGAAGCTGGGGATGGTGATCCGTGGCGAGGCGCCGGATCGCCTGCTGGACACCTATGACGAGGAACGGCGGTTCGGGGCGGACGAGAACATCCTGAACTCGACCCGCGCGACCGATTTCATCACGCCGAAGACCAAGACGTCGCACCTGTTCCGCAACGCCGTGCTGTCGCTGGCAGAGCATCACGCCTTCGCCCGCCCGCTCGTCAATTCAGGGCGACTGTCGGTGCCCTGCACCTATGACGGGTTGTCGCTGACGGCTGAAGACGGACTGGCGGGCGGGCCTCAAAGGACGCGCCCGGGCAGCCCTTGCCCGGATGCGCCGATCGGCAACGACTATCTCCTCAACGCCATCGGTGGAACGTTTGTGCTGCTGACGCTGGACGCGGAGGCGCCCGAGACGTTGACGGACGATGGTGTCACTGCCGCCCGGGTGGCCCTCTCTGCGTCGGACGATCCGAGCGGTGCCCTTGCTGACCGGTTCCTCGGGGCAGCGAAAAGCGCGGTCTATCTGATTCGCCCCGACCAGCATGTCGTGGCGCGCTGGGATGCCTTTGACGAAAACCAAGTGCGTTCGGCGCTGCGCCGTGCCTGCGGGAAGGATTGAGGACATGCTGAACACCAGTCCGAACATCGAGGCGCCGGACGAGTTCTACGCCGAACTGATCCAGATCCACGAGGGGCTGTCCGACGAGGACAGCGCGGCGCTGAACGCCCGGCTGATCCTGCTTTTGGCCAACCACGTGGGCGACCGCGCGGTCCTGCGCGAAGCCCTGCAGGCGGCCCGCGCGGCGGTCTGACAAGCGCCTTGGCGATCCTGCCCGGCGGTTCGGCACTGTTTGACCGGGCCGGGCATCCCGTCGTGCGGGACGTCCCGGGACGTGTGAACCGACCTAAGCGCACGATGCGGTGACGTGCAGACGGACGTGTCGGTCAGCTCTGGACGGCGGCGCAGAACCTGCCGGCCAGAGCTACCGTGGCCGATTGGCACCACCGCAAATCCTCCAAAATCATTGATTTTCCGGTGTTCGGTTGTCCGTCTGGACCGTTTGCGACATGATGCTGGCGCAAACAGATGCGGCTGCGTGTCGCAAACCGACCGGAAACGGCGCGCCTGTGCGCTTGCATTGCCAAACAGGCGGCCAGACTGGCCAGATACCCGGCGCTTTACGTTGCGTCGGGCTCGCGCTCCGGCGCCAAAAAACAATCGGATCGACGAGAGGGGTGACAACATGTTCCGACACATCATGATTCCGGTGGACCTCGGCCACATGGAAAAACTGGAGCGCGCACTGGGCGTTGCCGCGGCAGAGGCCAAGCAGCACGGCTGCCCGGTGACCTACGTCTCGGTGACGGGCAACACCCCCGGACCGCAAGGGCACTCGCCCGAAGAGTTCCAGAGCAAGCTGGCCAAGTTCGCCGCGGATCAGGCCGCGGCGCACGGCATCGAGACAGACGCGCATACCATCGTCGCCCACGATCCTTCCATCGACGTGGACGACAAGCTGTTGGCCGCGGTCGACGAGATCGGTGCCGACCTCGTGGTCATGGCGTCGCATCCGCCGAACATGGCGGACTACTTCTGGCCATCGCACGGCGGAAGCCTTGCCAGTCACGCGTCCGTCAGCGTGATGCTGGTGCGCGACAACTGACTTCGGGCCTCCGGGCGCGTGTTTCAGCGCCCGGACCTGCGGCCTGAAAATACCAAAAAAGCAACGGAAACGGACATAGGGGAACGCGACATGACAGAAAATTCAGTCGACCCGGAAACGGGCATACCGGTGCCGGAGGGCGCCGCCAATCTCATCGACACGGAATACACGATAGGCCAGGACAATATCCAGACGCAGGTCGGGCCATTCGGGATGGACATCCACAACCCGGTTTTCCTGATCTCGGGTCTGAGCATCGTGGCATTCGTGTTCTACGCATTGGCGCTTCCCGAGCAGGCGGGCGAGTTCTTCGGCTGGCTCCGTCCGGCGCTGACCTCGTCGTTTGACTGGTTCTTCCTGTTGGCCGCGAACGTCTTCGTGCTGTTCTGCCTTGCGCTGATCGTGCTGCCGGTGGGGTCCGTGCGCCTCGGCGGGGCGGATGCGACGCCGGATTACACATACGTCGGCTGGTTCGCGATGCTGTTCGCCGCAGGCATGGGCATCGGCCTGATGTTCTTCGGTGTGCTCGAGCCTGTCTACCACATGGCAATCTCGCAACCGCTGGGCACGCCTTCGCCCATCGCGGAAGATGGCAGCATCATCGCAGCCAACGTCGATGCGGCGCGGGAAATGGGTCTGGCCGCCACGATCTACCACTGGGGCCTGCACCCTTGGGCGATCTACGCGGTCGTGGCGCTGGCGCTGGCGCTTTTCAGCTACAACAAGGGCCTGCCGCTGACGATCCGCTCTGCCTTCTACCCGATCTTCGGTGAAAAGGTCTGGGGCTGGTGGGGTCACGTCATCGACACGCTGGCGGTCTTCGCGACGCTCTTCGGTCTTGCCACGTCGCTGGGCTTCGGTGCGCAGCAGGCGAACGCGGG is a genomic window containing:
- a CDS encoding FAD-dependent oxidoreductase, giving the protein MIHDRYQLAFRLYPYERSADQDADAPVRHPVVVMGGGPIGVAMALDLGLQGIPVVVLDDHEGIGQGSRAICFAKRCLEIADRYGCAQPMLDKGVVWNLGKVFHEDRKVFEFNLLPEEGHRFPAFINLQQPYFEKFLVERVREAQAAGAPIELRGRNRVDSVEVKDDHAVLQITTPDGPYTIEADWLIGCDGASSPLRSMMGLDFDGRVFEDSFLIADIRMLGEAFPTERWFWFEPTHGAGASTLLHKQPDDVWRVDFQIGWDIDRKEELKEENVRRRLNAFLGDVQYEIVWTSIYTFQCRRMKQFRHGRVLFAGDSAHQVSPFGARGANSGMQDADNLGWKLGMVIRGEAPDRLLDTYDEERRFGADENILNSTRATDFITPKTKTSHLFRNAVLSLAEHHAFARPLVNSGRLSVPCTYDGLSLTAEDGLAGGPQRTRPGSPCPDAPIGNDYLLNAIGGTFVLLTLDAEAPETLTDDGVTAARVALSASDDPSGALADRFLGAAKSAVYLIRPDQHVVARWDAFDENQVRSALRRACGKD
- a CDS encoding universal stress protein; translated protein: MFRHIMIPVDLGHMEKLERALGVAAAEAKQHGCPVTYVSVTGNTPGPQGHSPEEFQSKLAKFAADQAAAHGIETDAHTIVAHDPSIDVDDKLLAAVDEIGADLVVMASHPPNMADYFWPSHGGSLASHASVSVMLVRDN
- a CDS encoding DUF2783 domain-containing protein, whose product is MLNTSPNIEAPDEFYAELIQIHEGLSDEDSAALNARLILLLANHVGDRAVLREALQAARAAV
- a CDS encoding DinB family protein, whose product is MSDAAGILSAENPWKVMALNNAWANEVLMGSVSGLSDAAFAAPRPGFFPSLKATLNHILLVDLFYLDAMQEGGLGYSLRNRPEAASVAALAREQAGADLRLLAFCEHLNGEDLRRTITMERPGGPVQETIAALLLHLFQHQVHHRGQAHTMILEAGIAPPQLDDFHLAYGRVPSAHAWWAKGNETDGAEVPEGRRNDDT